One region of Halohasta litchfieldiae genomic DNA includes:
- a CDS encoding DUF7437 domain-containing protein, which translates to MPRTSKQATGNIVRDFLSVADLLEEPQLAQLYTYLAHEGKATVQDVIDDLGLAQGTAYSYVNRLVDTGVVEVTQTEQPRQYAANEIDLTVTASKDRQYTITPALIDAVGRRETNDDIDTYIDRHGVAGLATALTYAVARERGEMTHRLMAQDLDISPLAAEIILQALGPVVDEYYEIESSGASLDAIDVDQFDT; encoded by the coding sequence ATGCCACGCACCTCGAAACAGGCCACCGGGAACATCGTCCGTGATTTCCTTTCGGTTGCGGACCTTCTCGAAGAGCCACAGCTGGCTCAGTTGTACACGTATCTCGCTCATGAAGGCAAGGCCACTGTTCAAGATGTGATAGATGATCTTGGGCTCGCTCAGGGAACCGCCTACAGCTATGTAAACCGACTCGTCGATACTGGCGTTGTCGAGGTAACCCAAACTGAGCAACCTCGTCAGTATGCCGCCAATGAGATTGACTTGACCGTAACGGCCAGCAAAGATCGCCAGTACACGATTACGCCAGCATTGATTGATGCAGTCGGCCGTCGCGAGACAAACGACGATATCGATACGTACATCGACCGTCACGGGGTTGCTGGTCTCGCAACGGCGCTCACCTACGCCGTCGCACGCGAACGGGGCGAGATGACTCACCGATTGATGGCTCAGGACCTCGACATCTCACCGCTGGCCGCCGAAATCATTCTTCAGGCACTCGGTCCTGTCGTCGACGAATACTACGAGATCGAATCCTCAGGAGCCTCACTCGACGCGATTGATGTCGACCAATTCGACACGTGA